The Gopherus flavomarginatus isolate rGopFla2 chromosome 16, rGopFla2.mat.asm, whole genome shotgun sequence genomic sequence ATCAGTTTGGAGCTGATGTTACAAATCTATAGGATAGGCAACTGAACTTTTAGGGGCTTAAAAACCTTGACAGCAAAGCTAATAAATTGATTTGTATAAAGTCTGTCACCCTGAAAGAATGCTGTGTTTTACAAGCTTCGCTTCCTGGGCACCTGAATACAGCCGCCTATGGGATGCAGTGGGGTTTCCATTCTGCACCAAAAGCACTGATTACTCTAGAGCAGGGGAAAGCTACTGAGAGAAATAAGGAGGAAGAATCTAATTACCCAGGTCAGAATTTGTCCAGGACACTGATACCGCTGTTTGTACCACTAGTGATACAAGATCTTGATGGACCTTTATGTGATCAGGGCTTCAACTTTACAAAAAGCAGTAGATCTCTTTTGTACTGTCCTGGGGCATTGGTTTACCACCTCCTGAGTTGTCAAGCGCATATCCTGTTGCACCTGTGTTCTGTGGAGCCTCTATAGAGAGCTGAGCAAGTCTGTATCCTACTTAGGCTGAGATCTGACATGGTCAGCTCAAAATGATACAATTCCTAGAGACTTTTCATGGATGCCCCCATTGTATTTTACTTAGTTTAACTTTTGGTAATTACATGGCTCCTGCCCACTCTCCACTTTTAGCATACAGTAGTTTGGAGCTAAGGGATAGCTTTTATAGGGACGGTTTTATAAATAAAGTGAAGTGTATGTCTAACTCCTAATAAATCTCTGCACCTTTAAAtagcagtgagatttttttctgtttcctcaTTGCTAAGTCTGAAAGACTGCTCTCCTTTAAACTGTCTGTCGAGATCCTGTTTACAAACCTGCTCACTTGCTGGCAATTTCTAATGGCATTCACATGCAAATGTAACTGGGCTTACTCTTTCTTACCTGTTCATCTTCATGAATTTGAGTTTTCTGATTACTGTTCTATTTCATACAGTTTTTAACTAGAGAACTTGCTTCAaaactgatatatatatatatatatatatatatatatattcatattcATATTCAGTCTGGCTAAATAGGAACCACTGGCATTAACAAGAACTCAAAGGTACTGGAGTAGCGTATCAGCCAAGAGGGCTCTGATTGCCTTAAGTGTATGATCTCTCCATTCCATTTCATTATCTGTGATAACCTTTAAGCATTCAAGGAGTGTTACCACTTTGCAATGCTTTTGGGGATTATACACTGAGTAATTTTCTATTCTCTCTTCAGCCTCTATCTACTCTTCAACCTAAGCCCCATTTGGGCTGCTACTTGTATTGTACTAAGCTGCTTATTGCAGTTCATCTCATAACTGCAAAGACAACTTTCCCTTGCTGATGAAAGTTGCCTTTATTGCAGTGAAAACTAGACAGATACTATTAAAGCTGTTTGGAAGGGGGAGTTGTGCATACAATGGCAATGTCCACCCTTGAATCTACTAGCAGACTAGGACAGCCGAGCTGTAGTACTCTTTATCTTAAAATTAAGAAATAATCCTTTTTAACATTGAGACTTAATTAAATGGCACAAGTTTTCAGTTTTGATCTAATTCTCTTAAATGGTCTGTTTCTAGGCAGCCTGCTTCTGCAAAGTGGTATGACCGAAGGGACTACGTCTTCATTGAATTTTGCGTTGAAGACAGTAAAGATGTTAATGTAAATTTTGAAAAATCCAAACTTACATTCAGGTAAATAACTAAGATCATTGTCAAGTGGAAGAGAAATTTCAGTATCTAAATGCTGACCTGACCCTTTTTCTAACTAAATAGCATGTACCTTTATTTTATTGCAACTATCTTTGCTTTGAAACTTTTCAGTCCAGCTACATAACTAGCTTAATTCTTTTCTCTTACAGTTGTCTTGGTGGAAGTGATAACTTTAAGCATTTAAATGAAATCGATCTTTTTAATTATATTGATCCAAATGTAAGTATTTTCTGAACTTTTATCCTCTCTACCTACAAGAAAAAGGGACCCTAAACATGTGAGGTACTTGGATACTATGGGTAATGAGCCCCGTTAGTAACTTAATGTACTTATGAAATTTGTCTGAGAAAGGGATCTCTGGTCCTTCCTCTCTGCTACCTGAAGAGTGGCATGTCAAAATCTGCTCCTGAGTACTTACTGATTGCACTTCTGTGTGCTTCTCACCACTGTTCTTGCACGTCTTATTTTTAGCACTCCTCGCTTTATCCTTGTCTGTCTTTCTCAATggaccaaacacacacacagtcagcaTCATTGCGCCTGTTAGAGCAGGTATTTTTACTAGCTTGTAAAATGGTGTTGTGCAGGAGTGTAGGGTTTCAGTTTTGGATGGATAATGACTTTTTGCAGTCCCTTCCCCAGTTTGAATGCTGTGGCTAGTCCAAAATTTGGGGGGGATTATTTTGGTACATACTAGATCACAGTGCAGTGTTCCATAGACACTCCTGTAGACATTGGTGATCTATTCAAGTATTCTTTGTAAAGAGTATTCATGCCACATGACAGGAGGCAGCTACTGTATATACTTCATTCTTCCTCTCAAGCATAACTGAGTGGTGACCTCTCAGATGGGTGGGTGAATGCAGGTGTATAAATTTTAATGAAGTTGCTCCTATCTTCTGACACTACCATTTTAATACGACAATTCTTTCATTCCAGGAATCCAAGCATAAAAGAACAGACAGATCTATCTTGTGTTGTTTAAGAAAAGGAGAATCTGGCCAGTCATGGCCAAGGTTAACAAAAGAGAAGGCAAAGGTACTATTCCattctgtggggtgggggtttgtttgtgggttttttcttcCCCATCATACTCATGGAAGCAGTAATTGCTCCACTCAAATTATGGAAAGTCCATATGTCATGCCAGATGATGAGCAGGTCGAGCATTTACTTTGTGCTTTGTAGTACCTACCAGGTCATTCAGCCCCTCTCCAAACAAAATAGCAACTCTCGCAGAACCGGCCTACATTTTCCCTAATATGAGGGAAAACTTTTCCTGTTTATTTCCTCTACCCCCCAACACAACCCTGGAACAAATTTGTCCCTCAAGGAGATAACTCTTTGTATTGCTATGTAGCTCAACTGGCTCAGTGTGGATTTCAACAACTGGAAAGACTGGGAAGATGATTCAGATGAAGACTTGTCCAATTTTGATCGCTTCTCTGAGGTGAGGGAAGAGGAGAACCCAGAAGCCTGAGTTCCATTTTGAGGTCTTGTTTGCCTAGCTACCCGTTATTGCTTGCAATCAGATCTCTTCAGTTGTCTTACCAGACCAAGTGGCTCCTTGGCCATCAGTACCAATGCAAACTCATTACACATTCAACTCCAGCTGTTGCCAGCGCCAAATGGGTAACTTGGCAGGTTCCAACTAGAGCAAAACAATTTTAGAATTGTAGCAACTTCATACATAATATATATAGTTGATCATAGTCtgtatataaaaaaaaccccacttcattGGCTGCTGCTTCTGTATGTTGAATCTTTCCTTATGATGATCTCTAATTGCACTTTGAAGAACTGGGCTTAGTGCAAAGGGAGGCCTGCACAGCTCTCCGAAGCAGTAGAGAAAGTGCACATAGGTTGTGCTAGAAGGCATGTCTTCTCCAGAGCAGAGACTGCCAGTTCTGAGCTGTGCAATAGGGTAGGGGGTGCTGTGGACTCTGAGATTACCAGCTTTATTTGTGCTTGTGACCAAACCTATTCCTAACATGGCTCTCCAGAGGTAGAGGGCAGCTGATGCATTAATTTGACTTTCCATCAGATTGAGATgcagttaatttaaaaacaatattttgtgTGTTGAGATTTATACTAATCTAGCTACTCTGCATTCTTCTTTGGGCTCCTCCCATGAAATATTCTGAATGAAGATGCAGTAACTACTGCATGTGTTTATAAGGGCTTTTACAGAAAGCACAATGGAGAATGATCAAGTGGAACAGGGTTCTGATAATTGGGACTGGTTTTAGACTTGGAATGCAGGATTCCTTGGGTTTTATAAAGAGAGTGAGGTAAAGTCTCTAATTTAACACTAGTTCCCTTTATAACAGATGATGAACAACATGGGTGGAGATGAAGATGTAGATTTGCCAGAAGTAGATGGAGCAGATGATGTAAGTAGTTTATGGGGATTTCTTAAAGGGTTAAGTTTTCAGCAGATATGTCAAGGCTTGCTCAGGTCAACTTGTATCCCCACTTGAGAATTCTTAGAAGCTTCACTCACTGGAAGCAGGTGTTGTTTCTGGACTCCTGCTCTTCATTTCCTTTCTGCACGAACAGTACATCAGATTTGGAAAAACCTACTTTTGTGTCCTCTGCGGTGACCTCAATGGTAGTGGCTTTACCACTGCAGCCGTTGTGCTCGAGCCAACCTTGCCAAACCTGCAGCTGTGGTTCTCGGTAATTCTGCCTTGAAGCATGTACCAGAGGTAGAGTCCTTCCTGAAGGACGTCAGAGTAAATCTGATCAATAGGGTGTCTTAAACATCCTCACTATGAAGTTTAGTGGTCAGGGCAGAAGGAGCAGCTTCAGGACCTACCTGACTtattttccaacttttttttttctttctccaggATTCACCGGACAGTGATGATGAAAGTAAGTTAATTTAGCATGCAGATTTGTTTCTGAGCACTAGTCTTCCATAAGCTTTGTTTCACCCGAAGTAGGACAGTCTTGAGGAGAGCTTGCCAGCACTAAGCGTTGTGCTGCTTGTCGCCACAAGTCACTGTGTTCTAGTTAGCCTGCAGTATGTACTCGGTGCAGGTCTAACTCTTTACATCTGTCGTCTAGGCAGTGTGGTCTGATGGACTGTCCAGTGCAGAGTCATAAACTTTCCGAAGAGCTGGAAGTGTCACTTCTGAACTTTGCAGATTGCTTCTGTCCCAACAACAATTGTTGAGGCTGGAGACTAATTTGCATCTCATGCGTGGTGCTATGTACATGCTAATTGACTGAAGTCTTGTATTTCATGCAGCGGTTACCAGGACTTGTTCTCAAGTTCTGCACATATTTGAGAACCTAACTTGTCTTTGCACCAGTGGACAAACTAGCAAAAGCATTCTTAGAAAATTGCACCGCATCCGCCTTAGACTGGTGCAGGGATCGTGTCTGTACAGCCCGTAGTGCAACGGGTTCTAGGTAATCTGTGTTCAAAACAAAACCCAGACACTAACGCACTAACTCTGTCCCCAGAAATGCCAGATCTGGAGTAAGGAGAACTGTCGTCTTCAGGGTTTGGGGAAAGAACTTCATCACAACATTTCATAACCGAAGAATTCCTGAGTTGATCGTGCTAAAGGCAGATACTGCATCCTTTAACCCATGTTCAGTCTGTTTTATATGGTTTCACTGATGGTTGGTGTGTACCATTGTTCAGGGCAGTCTTAAGCCCCATGAGGCAATAATGTTATGCGggaaagttgtttttgttttttttttctccagactTCCAAAAAACAATTGAGATGTAGGCAATCGCTGCAAAACAAGTTGCAATAAACAGGGCTTGGAGCCTCCTTGCCTTGTCATAAGACATAATTGCAATGGGAAAATTCTCAATTTACAGGAAGTGGTAAATTAGCATTTTTCCCCTCACAGTGTGGACTGCAGATCAtttaaaatttcagatttttataCCTGGAACTCAACTGACTGAAACAATGTTTTAATTGGCTTACAAAATGAAACTGGTAACATGCTATACCTCTGCGGTGTCTTCAGGTGTATTCCACTAAAgttttaataaaaaggaaaaaaaattgcttcacTTTGTTGTATTTAATCACTAGTTAGTGTTCCAGATGTATCCTTGCTAAAACTAGTGAACCCCTAACTTAAATGGGTGAGGCCTGTACATTTGGTATTGTTTGACCCTCAAGCTTTTACATCTCTTAGTACAGAGGGGTGAAAGTGGCTGGCTGTACATTGTTGCTTGTCAATCTGTACATTTAGACCAAATTGTATTTGCACTGTTGGTATGGAAACAAGTGACAAAACGTTAATACACTATTGggtttttgtttcatttattttgacCAGCTTATTACAAGACTGAAAAACCTCAATCTGTGTTAAGAGcagaggggattttttttttaaaatgtctacatTCTTTCTAATAAACTGTTGAAGACTCCATGGCTGTCCTTTTAACTGTCTGGTTGACTGTAACTTCATGTATTCTTACTATTTG encodes the following:
- the PTGES3 gene encoding prostaglandin E synthase 3, whose protein sequence is MRSASGRARLGAKRAEGAGVRMRMRRGECGERRERGVFCCVTSAWNSRRCPSARCIVGARPSPEEPPPPHAGRTRSLPPLPRAPSRDPPDPEPPLPPFAMQPASAKWYDRRDYVFIEFCVEDSKDVNVNFEKSKLTFSCLGGSDNFKHLNEIDLFNYIDPNESKHKRTDRSILCCLRKGESGQSWPRLTKEKAKLNWLSVDFNNWKDWEDDSDEDLSNFDRFSEMMNNMGGDEDVDLPEVDGADDDSPDSDDEKMPDLE